Proteins found in one Arachis stenosperma cultivar V10309 chromosome 8, arast.V10309.gnm1.PFL2, whole genome shotgun sequence genomic segment:
- the LOC130946680 gene encoding putative cyclin-A3-1, producing the protein METRAAAKRRATAPTQLEIQHLKKQRVVLAELPNLPNLIQSPINRKPHSTIEAKSLKFHDPSLIDAPYVSDIHSYLHSMEMEKKRRPMVDYIQKVQKEVTANMRGVLVDWLVEVADEYKLLSETLFLSVSYIDRFLSINPVFRSKFQLLGVSSMLIASKYEEINPPNVEEFCYITEDTYTKSQVVRMEADILKSLKFEMGNPTVKTFLSMYSGIASIDKKIKNSQVEFLSCYLAELSLLDYDCVKFLPSMVAASVIFLARFIIWPVVHPWTSSLCECSGYTSLELKECVLILHDLYLSRRAASLSAVRDKYKQHKFKWVANLSSPPSIPTSYFKEE; encoded by the exons ATGGAGACACGCGCCGCCGCAAAGAGAAGAGCCACCGCCCCCACCCAACTTGAGATTCAGCACCTCAAGAAGCAGCGTGTTGTCTTGGCCGAACTCCCCAATTTACCCAACCTCATTCAATCCCCCATCAACAGGAAACCCCATTCCACCATTGAAGCAAAATCACTCAAGTTCCACGATCCCAGTCTTATCGACGCGCCTTATGTTTCCGACATACATAGCTATCTTCATTCAATGGAG atggagaagaagagaaggCCAATGGTTGATTACATTCAAAAAGTTCAGAAAGAAGTTACCGCTAACATGAGAGGTGTATTGGTGGATTGGTTGGTAGAGGTTGCAGACGAGTACAAACTTCTCTCAGAGACTCTTTTTCTCTCTGTTTCTTACATTGATAGATTTCTATCTATAAACCCTGTTTTTCGATCCAAGTTTCAGTTACTCGGTGTTTCCTCCATGCTCATTGCATC GAAGTATGAAGAAATCAACCCTCCCAATGTAGAGGAATTCTGCTACATCACTGAAGATACATACACGAAATCACag GTTGTACGGATGGAAGCTGACATACTCAAATCCCTAAAGTTTGAAATGGGGAACCCTACTGTTAAGACCTTTCTATCTATGTATTCAGGAATTGCTTCTATAGATAAAAAA ATTAAGAATTCTCAGGTTGAATTTTTGAGCTGCTATCTTGCTGAGCTAAGTCTTTTGGACTATGATTGTGTGAAATTCTTGCCTTCTATGGTAGCTGCTTCGGTTATATTTCTTGCCAGATTTATTATCTGGCCTGTGGTGCATCCTTGG ACTTCATCCTTGTGTGAATGCTCCGGATATACATCGCTTGAACTTAAAGAATGTGTTCTGATCTTACATGACTTGTATTTGTCGAGAAGGGCAGCATCTTTATCAGCTGTTCGGGACAAATACAAGCAGCACAAG TTCAAATGGGTTGCAAATCTGTCTTCCCCACCAAGTATACCAACTTCTTACTTTAAAGAAGAGTGA